In Bacillus sp. NP247, one DNA window encodes the following:
- a CDS encoding DUF5325 family protein, which translates to MEHIQYRFLLTAIIGVIFLIGIGIMIAENSPIGIIICIIGTFVTVGYGFVTKRKMRKSQ; encoded by the coding sequence ATGGAACACATTCAATATCGCTTTTTATTAACAGCAATTATCGGTGTTATCTTCTTAATTGGTATCGGAATTATGATTGCTGAAAATAGTCCCATCGGCATTATTATTTGCATTATCGGCACATTTGTTACAGTTGGATACGGTTTTGTAACAAAAAGAAAAATGCGTAAATCGCAATAA
- a CDS encoding inositol monophosphatase family protein: protein MQEVWKDIDTHAKQWIREAGEHLMASLKKTLIIETKSNAADLVTNMDRETEQFLIGKIKETFPAHNILGEEGYGDEITSSNGVVWLIDPIDGTMNFVHQKRNFAISIGIYENGIGKIGLIYDPVHDELYHAVKGEGAFCNDLAIPMLEKGTVEHGVIALNAIWLTDNPLLNMEKMIMLVKKARGTRSYGCAALEMVYVATGRLDAYVTPRLSPWDFGGGQIIVEEVGGKVTTFLGTPLSIVEKSSVLVAKPGVYEEVLPFVSQ, encoded by the coding sequence ATGCAAGAAGTATGGAAAGACATCGATACACACGCGAAACAGTGGATTCGAGAAGCCGGAGAACATTTAATGGCGTCACTGAAAAAAACACTTATTATAGAAACAAAGTCAAATGCAGCTGATCTAGTAACAAACATGGATCGAGAAACGGAGCAGTTTTTAATTGGGAAAATTAAAGAAACATTCCCGGCTCATAATATTTTAGGAGAAGAAGGCTACGGAGATGAGATTACCTCTTCTAATGGGGTTGTTTGGTTAATTGATCCAATTGACGGCACGATGAACTTTGTTCATCAAAAAAGAAATTTCGCAATCTCAATCGGAATTTATGAGAACGGTATCGGAAAGATTGGTCTTATTTATGATCCAGTTCATGACGAACTATATCATGCGGTAAAGGGAGAAGGGGCTTTTTGCAATGATCTAGCTATTCCGATGTTGGAAAAAGGAACGGTAGAGCATGGAGTTATAGCTTTGAATGCGATATGGCTTACCGATAATCCATTGCTTAATATGGAAAAAATGATAATGCTCGTTAAGAAGGCGAGAGGTACGAGGTCATATGGTTGTGCAGCGTTAGAAATGGTATATGTTGCAACGGGCAGATTGGATGCATATGTAACACCGCGCTTATCGCCATGGGACTTTGGCGGGGGACAGATTATTGTAGAAGAAGTTGGCGGTAAAGTGACAACGTTCTTGGGAACGCCTCTTTCTATTGTAGAGAAAAGCAGTGTGTTAGTTGCAAAACCGGGAGTATACGAAGAAGTATTACCATTTGTATCGCAATAA